Proteins encoded in a region of the Pseudomonadota bacterium genome:
- a CDS encoding CSLREA domain-containing protein, with protein MRILIGITLTAGLLLGIGAEAATFTVNSTADAVDAAPGDGVCATAGAVCTLRAAIQESNAFAGTDTVAFNIAGAGPHTIQPTSALPSISESVIIDGTTEPDFTGTPIIVLDGLLAGATAHGLVIGATGGGSTIRGLVVQHFVNNGILLLGGNNLIAGNYLGIGADGTTVHANNPAAVTYQGGIRVESATNTIGGTTAADRNVISGNGYAGIELFGAGASGNEVYGNYIGVDASGTLDRGNTQEGIDLELGASNIIGGSGAGQRNIISGNDSDGIEIDGGDFNVVQGNYIGTDFTGTLTIGNGRDGVDINVNGVDGATGNLIGGTGANEGNLIRGNGIYGIQVRGAPVINNSILGNQIYGNVQLGIDLNDDGITVNDAFDADSGPNDLLNFPVITSATASAGTVSVDFDLDVPTGDYRIEFFTNPSGADPSGNGEGEAFASSVNITHTGSGVESFSHSFAGSAGDILTATTTQCTSGACSGFLSTSEFSTAFTVTPPVTFSARWPLDEISGVIAADVDAGNDGTYRNGVLLNQTAACTDTGNAVYFDGVDDFVEVPHSPDYLMDEGTVAFWANADAIGTQQGLFSKDSSGFDTGGHLTVLILPTGVVQVRLQSTTGDNFVNSAPIAAGTWVHVAFSWGPAGMALYIDGAAPVTNAYTGGLGVTSGGPGNFEPISFGANSWASGDLLVTPTSDHFAGYMDDVRINNPALTLAEIQTLAGCTPAGPAVTSAVAEISPNDVTTSSTANAFSYDIAATIGALDTGVDRVAITVPGSFGVPTVIDVQVGGVSVAFTDNTVIRAISVDLTVKVTTSDRITVLFTADAPTIQDLTGVNFLSTVDDSGTAIAAQATTEGNGDGNAGDLNIWTVTTTDAGPPVCQVDPTGTYIEAENFTGTIVQGTAFFTVESTQAGFNGSGYLRSNGGGTGGAPVHEGKIYAIEFTTSGVYNVWMRGYATSGSTDSLFVGLNGTSVGALNEGGTYDVWVWTNSIQVGGNQITVPAAGFHDFNAWIRENNHLVDGFYLTQGAETPTGGIPPGVPTLDPTACLFVDLVVTKSVMTLEDPVNATTDPKAIPGAIERYLIEVTNTGSGPADADTVFITDSLPAFMALRIIDYDGTNPGPVAFVDGSPASGLSYTFTSLGSGTDDIEFSNDGGTTWTYTPVDSGDGTDPAVTDTRINPKGIFANNTGGGDPSFQLLFKAVIQ; from the coding sequence ATGAGGATTCTCATTGGGATCACCTTGACCGCCGGCTTGCTCCTCGGTATCGGCGCCGAAGCCGCTACCTTTACGGTCAACAGCACTGCCGATGCCGTAGATGCCGCTCCAGGCGACGGCGTCTGCGCGACGGCGGGCGCCGTCTGTACGCTGCGTGCGGCTATCCAGGAAAGCAACGCTTTCGCTGGTACAGATACCGTCGCCTTCAATATTGCCGGCGCAGGCCCTCATACGATCCAGCCCACCTCGGCGCTGCCATCGATTTCCGAATCCGTGATCATCGATGGCACGACCGAGCCGGATTTTACCGGCACCCCGATCATAGTGTTGGACGGCTTATTGGCGGGCGCCACCGCGCACGGCCTTGTCATCGGCGCCACGGGGGGCGGTTCAACGATTCGTGGCCTCGTTGTTCAGCACTTCGTCAATAACGGCATCCTGCTCTTGGGTGGCAACAATCTCATCGCCGGAAACTATCTGGGAATAGGCGCAGACGGTACGACTGTCCATGCCAATAACCCGGCCGCCGTTACCTATCAGGGTGGGATCCGCGTCGAGTCGGCCACAAACACAATCGGCGGTACTACGGCGGCTGACCGGAACGTCATCTCCGGCAATGGTTATGCGGGAATTGAACTCTTTGGCGCCGGCGCCAGTGGTAACGAGGTCTATGGAAATTATATCGGAGTCGACGCCAGCGGCACGCTCGACCGCGGCAACACCCAGGAGGGTATCGATCTTGAACTCGGTGCCAGCAATATCATCGGCGGTTCCGGGGCAGGTCAACGAAATATCATTTCCGGCAACGACAGCGACGGAATAGAGATTGATGGCGGCGACTTTAACGTCGTTCAGGGCAATTACATTGGCACCGACTTCACCGGCACCCTCACGATCGGCAATGGCCGTGACGGCGTTGACATCAACGTCAACGGGGTCGACGGCGCGACGGGCAACTTGATCGGTGGTACCGGCGCCAACGAAGGTAACCTCATACGCGGAAATGGCATCTACGGTATCCAGGTCCGCGGTGCGCCGGTTATCAACAACTCGATACTCGGCAATCAAATTTACGGAAATGTCCAGCTGGGCATCGATCTCAATGATGACGGCATCACGGTAAACGATGCGTTTGATGCTGATAGCGGCCCCAACGATTTATTGAATTTCCCGGTGATCACCTCGGCGACGGCGAGTGCGGGCACGGTCTCGGTTGACTTCGACCTGGATGTGCCCACTGGCGATTACCGCATCGAGTTTTTCACCAACCCGTCGGGTGCTGATCCGTCTGGCAATGGCGAGGGGGAAGCATTTGCATCCTCAGTGAACATCACGCACACCGGCTCTGGTGTGGAGAGTTTCAGCCACAGCTTTGCGGGTTCCGCGGGGGATATTCTGACTGCAACCACTACGCAGTGTACAAGTGGCGCCTGCTCGGGCTTTCTGTCTACCTCGGAGTTTTCGACGGCCTTTACGGTAACCCCCCCTGTAACGTTTTCCGCTCGATGGCCGTTGGATGAAATCTCCGGCGTCATTGCCGCTGATGTGGACGCCGGCAATGACGGAACCTATCGGAACGGGGTTCTGTTGAATCAGACAGCAGCTTGTACGGACACGGGCAACGCGGTGTATTTCGATGGCGTGGACGACTTCGTCGAGGTACCTCACTCACCGGACTACCTGATGGACGAAGGTACAGTGGCGTTCTGGGCGAACGCCGATGCTATCGGCACACAGCAAGGTCTGTTTTCCAAGGACTCGAGCGGCTTCGATACCGGTGGGCACCTGACAGTCTTGATTCTGCCCACCGGCGTCGTACAAGTCCGACTGCAATCCACGACGGGCGACAATTTCGTCAACAGCGCGCCGATCGCTGCCGGTACCTGGGTCCATGTGGCGTTCAGCTGGGGCCCGGCAGGCATGGCACTTTATATCGATGGCGCAGCGCCGGTAACAAACGCGTATACAGGCGGACTTGGCGTAACCTCGGGCGGCCCCGGCAATTTCGAGCCTATCTCGTTCGGTGCCAATTCCTGGGCCTCCGGCGATTTGCTGGTGACGCCAACAAGCGATCATTTCGCGGGCTACATGGACGATGTGCGCATCAACAACCCGGCGCTGACATTGGCAGAGATTCAGACGCTGGCCGGATGCACGCCTGCTGGTCCCGCCGTCACCTCCGCCGTGGCCGAGATCTCGCCGAACGACGTCACCACCAGCTCCACAGCTAATGCCTTCAGCTACGACATCGCCGCCACCATTGGCGCGTTGGATACTGGAGTGGATCGGGTGGCGATCACGGTACCGGGAAGCTTCGGGGTGCCAACCGTCATCGATGTGCAAGTCGGTGGGGTCTCGGTCGCTTTTACCGATAACACCGTCATCAGAGCCATCAGTGTGGATTTAACCGTTAAGGTAACCACCAGTGATCGCATCACGGTGCTGTTCACCGCCGATGCTCCGACCATCCAGGATCTCACCGGTGTGAATTTCCTCTCCACCGTGGATGACTCCGGGACGGCCATTGCCGCCCAGGCCACGACCGAGGGTAATGGCGATGGGAATGCGGGAGATCTCAACATTTGGACCGTGACGACGACGGATGCGGGCCCGCCAGTCTGTCAGGTCGATCCAACGGGTACGTATATCGAAGCGGAGAACTTCACCGGCACGATTGTTCAGGGCACAGCCTTTTTCACGGTGGAATCAACCCAGGCTGGCTTTAACGGCAGCGGTTATCTGCGCAGCAACGGCGGAGGCACAGGCGGTGCACCGGTCCACGAAGGGAAAATCTACGCCATCGAGTTCACTACGTCCGGAGTCTATAACGTCTGGATGCGCGGTTACGCGACCAGTGGCAGTACGGACTCCCTCTTCGTCGGCCTGAACGGGACTTCGGTGGGTGCGCTCAACGAGGGCGGTACCTATGACGTCTGGGTCTGGACTAACAGCATCCAGGTCGGCGGCAACCAGATCACGGTGCCTGCAGCCGGCTTCCACGATTTCAACGCCTGGATCCGCGAGAACAACCATCTGGTCGATGGCTTCTACCTCACGCAGGGCGCTGAGACTCCGACCGGTGGAATTCCACCGGGTGTGCCAACACTCGATCCGACGGCATGCCTTTTCGTCGATCTGGTGGTAACGAAGTCTGTCATGACGCTGGAGGACCCGGTTAACGCCACGACTGACCCGAAGGCGATACCGGGCGCGATCGAGCGCTATCTGATCGAGGTCACCAATACCGGTTCGGGTCCCGCCGACGCAGACACCGTGTTTATCACTGATTCGCTCCCTGCCTTTATGGCACTGCGGATTATCGACTACGACGGGACCAACCCGGGGCCAGTCGCGTTCGTGGACGGCTCGCCGGCGAGCGGCCTCAGCTACACTTTTACCAGCCTGGGAAGCGGCACGGACGACATCGAGTTCTCCAACGACGGCGGCACTACCTGGACTTATACGCCGGTGGACTCCGGCGATGGCACCGACCCGGCGGTAACCGACACCCGCATCAACCCCAAGGGGATTTTCGCGAACAACACCGGGGGCGGCGATCCGAGTTTCCAGCTGCTGTTCAAGGCCGTCATTCAATAA